GGCATCACTTTGCTTTCCCATCATCAATCCATATGCAAGGGATGCTGATTGCACGGACGTCCTTGACAAGTGAGTTAAATTGTACGGACTCTGCTCAATTCTAATACAACTGGACGAATtgtatcaatatatatatatatatatatatatatattcgcttTCATATCCAAAAGGGTGCATGTACGTTCATGTCATGACATAGCTATCACCATTGAAATACTGATCATATGTCCTGTTAAGGAGATATTTATGAACAGTCGTTGTTCTACAATAATATGCAGTGATTTGGGTTTTTCCTGTATTGAGATGAAAATAGGGTGCATGTCGGCTTGccattcaaaattaaaatttaaatgatgtaaTGTTATTTATACTGTTGAACgcaaaattattaaaagttgCCACCATAAATTAATGATTCTTCTATATTTTACTTGAATccttatttgaaaagaaaatttacacaGTTTTCAATTAATTAGTCGGTCTTACATCTATTTGTATCATTTCCTGCTATATATATCCAGAAAACTTTCAGTGAATGATCGATCTTACAAATTAGCAATATTATCTCATCACCTTAGATCTTTACGTCCCATGTTTAAATCAacatttttaattagttttgcCATCAATAGGGATAACTGAAATGAGATAACAAAACATCATACGAGTGCTCAGGGTGCTCATGAGGAGAAACATGTTTATGTTTGCAGAAAAAAGTCAATCAGAATATGAAACGCTTAAAAAGAAACTATTGCAGATGATCACTAGCCGAGGGCCGGGGTCAGATCAAGAGATAAGGCATACATTCTATTCTGTGATCAAATTTAGATTGAAAGAAACGACAAAAATGCAGAAAGGAGGAAAACAAATGGGATAAAAATCAAGGCCATCCAATATCTCAAAGGAATATTGTATTCTATATCTCTATATATACGAATGCAGTTGATGGGGACTATGGTTTGTGAGATGACATAAGATTCATCCATCGTTGAATTTCAGCATATATTTCAATATACAAAGTCTAAATTTAGTAATTTGAGCATAATGAACCTTTTTCTTGGGAACTTTATGGTAAATGTAACCCCACTCCCCTTCCATAAAAAGACTCAACAAAATAAAAGCCCTAAAAAAGGTTGTTTGTCAAACTACAGAAGTATCTATTTTGATGTGTGATTAAGTGTCAAATCAAATAAATGTTTATCACAGCATGATGATATACAATAGATAATGAAGAAGCTACAAACCATaattatatatgaaatgaaCTAAGTCTTAGGTTATGTTAGAAACGAAAAACATTGTGTTAATCAATCGTGTCTGGTTGCTTTTCAATCCCATCTTAGAATGTGTGCGAGGGAGGgaaattaaatgttttatgaaaataataagtgtaaaataatttttaattatgccCCATTAGTTTCGTTTTTCTTGATCAACCGAAAATGTTTTTcagtttgaagaaaaatttcaatGGCCCCCAAACACCTAAAAatgaggaaaatattttttgaaaaatgttttattcCAAAACAAACAAGACCTTAGATCATTTTGTCATAACACTCAGCATTTGATTATTGAATGGAGCTGTGATTGACATACATTATACCATGTCAAAATACAGGTTCGCCTCTAACTGAAAggatagaaaaaagaaaaaagaaaaatgaaagggcTATTGAACTACCAAAACTGTGCTAGATCTCGTTTCGCCTCCTCCGTGACTCGACGTGATAGCTAgatctgataccaaatgatacaaatctTGGATAAAACTCACCTTTAAAACTGGCTCGCATTGCCCAATAGCTTATATACACACGGTTAAGATTAAACTTAAACCATGTGGGACACTTGAAATCGTAACATGTTAGCAAAAATGGAGATACTCCTGTCCTTATTTAGATCTATTCCGGAATATGGTGGAAGCTAGATTAAAGCCATATAGCTTTAGCTTTTATGAGCAATGGACCGAGCTCACTCCTGAGGTTGAGACTCATCACCTCTCTTGCACCACCAATGAACTCTTTCCCTATGAACACAGCCGGCAGACGATGCCCCTGCTGCAGCAGTGCCCTCTCAATCTGGTGTCCATTGGGTGCTCCATCAAGCTCATAAACTGTAGGGTTCGCCCCAAAGTTGCATATCAATGACTTAATGGAGTGGCTCATGCAAGAACAAGAGCTGTTGCTGAAGACCACGACAGGCTTTTCAGCCACCAACCTCTGCACCATATCCATAGTGCTAATGACAGTTAAAGGAGTTGGATGTGAAAGTGTGTTGTGAAGCTTGTCAAACTAGTTTTTGCTGTGAGGAACTTTAGCTCCATCGGTGGCTCATTTATACCAGCGAAGTTATGCCATTGAAAGAGAATAAAACGTTCCGAAAGATATGCCATTGGATTCCCAAATCAACCACCCTTTGAGATTTTGCTCCAAATATAAAGACCTCCATGGCCTTCTGTACTGTGCTAGTTAACAAGTTGGCTATCAGCATGTTCGTCTGCCCAACCATCACTTTTTGGCCTAGTTTAAGGTTAGTGTTGTCAAATCAAAGTATTCAAGAACTAATAAGGGgcaaaaattaataaatcaagATGTAAGAAATGTGACAATATATAGTGGGGGAACTACATTCTTAAATACCAAACATATTCTAGAGGACAAACGTGATGATTAATATATTAAACCATACATGGAAGCTGGTTTTTCTCTATGATTGGAATGATTATGCAGAAAGAAAGAGTGACTCTAAAGCTATTTTGGTAATTTATCTTTTtgccttttcattttctctcttctcgtaaaatgtttaattaaaataagaggtAAATTAATGTCGCACGGAGGCATTtgttctgatatcatgttaaataattatttatcctaaaagtttagggtaattaaaaataagtaatttaatcatttaattaatattctacatGTCATGGTTTCACATATTTTTCCTGTTTCAGAGCATCTAGCTAGAGGGTGAAGAATGAACTAAGTTTATCCAATTGAGTAGCACCTTTTTTCCCACATTACAAGATTGGCATCTAGTTCaatttatcaaagaaaaaagaaaaaaatatcgAATCTCAATAGATTTAAGGAGAGATAATAATAGAAAgatgcttaatatatatataaaggtcgATCGTCGGCCCCAAATAGAATGAAAATCCACATTTGGGAGCCGTACAAGGAGGAGATAGAAGAAGATAACTTCCAGAGCCCACCATATTACCAATTCTTCCAGGTGGCAGTACTGAATGGGAAAACATGTCACTAAAATAATATTCTCGGCctaaaacataaaatgagtGCATTCTGCTTCTAGAGAAGCATTTTATTTCGATCTGATCATCCGATCCTGTGATGCTCGATCCACTGGCCGGTGTACGTACGTATATTGAGGAGTACTCTTTCGGCATGATATTTAAACATATTAAATTAACAACGTAAGATTAATTATCTGTTAATGAAAGgctatatataaattaattcagtttattttataattttagtgATCAAATTAatgcctagctagctagctagctactttATTGCTAATATCAATACACTTCATACTTTCGGTGATTTTATCCATTGAAAAATGCTGGAGATCCTATCAATTTTCACAACAACTCTTCTACAAAGTGATGTGTCATCTTATGTGACAAGTGCTACGTCAACAACTTAAaatgaatgaataaaaaaaaaaaaaaaaaaaaagaaaaaaaaaatgtgtaattaaGATGAAAATAgcatttaattacaattttttattttagaaaattaagCATTTGAGAATTACATACTCTAAGgataaatgtcaatttaatatactaaattgaagGAATTTCCTCTAGCCGATCAATTTGGAGGAAAACCTTGTTCGGTTTAACCCACCTTATAATTTAACAACTCTAagatctttaattaattatgattagAATTGTAGGCCTAGCTAAAAGTAATGTAAACGTTCCATTAATTAGAATTCACATAAAGCAGGTTGCAAACCTTTATCTGCAAAGTTCCCACCCCTGATCTAATGCCACCTGAAATATAAAGGTTGAGgtccaccatatatatatatatatatatatatatatatatggatatccACATATGCACGCTTTCAAGATATAATATATTGCACAAActttaatagaaaaagaaaagaaaaaatacatatatcttTACCTACACGGTACTAAAGCACTCCCATCAGACTCCCTAAAATGGTTCTCttccttatatttaggaaaaattttataaaaaacatcaaaaaacacCCCCATCAGACACCCTAAATTTACATAATCTCCTTGGGAATCTACAGTAACCATGTAAATATACATGATTACTGTAGATTCCCAacctaatattttaataaataaataaaatcatctctctctcctctctcctctctccttccaCCCTCCCCGTCCTCCGTTGTCTCCACCCCGTCAAATCTCAAActcaatcaaaatcaaaaatttcTTCAACCCCGGCAAAGCCCCAAGCCCCAGGATCCCCGGAAATTTCACAGTTTAGAATTCCATTGGAACTTTCCACCGAAATTTCACAGTTCGAAATGTTtggacactacaaaaaactgagcatttagtaacgtgtaaaattttacacgttactaaatttagtaacgtgctaaatatttgcacgttactaaagtatttagtaacatgcaaattttgcacgttactaatttagtaacgtgtaaaattttacacgttactaaatagtaacgtgcaaaattttgcacgttactaactattatgtcaatataatttttaagaattagtaacgtgcaaagtTTTGCACGCTACTAATGTAGTAACGTGGAACATTTTGaacgttactaatttagtaacatGTAAAATTCTGCATGTTACTaaaaattatgtcaatatattttttaaaaacataatataatttttaagaattagtcacgtgcaaaattttgcacgttactaatgtaGTAACGTGGACAATTTTGAatgttactaaattagtaacgtgcaaaattctgtatgttactaaatattatgttaatatattttttaaaaaaataatacaatttcaaatatttagtCACGCTACtattttgcatgttactaattcttaaaaattatattatgtttttaatagaaaactggtttttcttttttctttttcgtttatttgtttttattaaaaaaaaaattgttttcataattttcaactaaaaaaaccaaaactttttcgttgtttaattttcaattttttcgtttttcgtttttctttaattttttaatttgtttttaaaaaataaatttttacttttttttttttttttttttcgaaaaattggttttttcgACTGGAGTAATACACTAGGATCGATTGGATAATTATATTGATCCTATGATCatgtcatgatcgatcacacGTTAGATCGAACCTATAACTGtgtcaaatttgattgatcggatgttcctgtcacaatagatcggaccgatgcactaggatgaattagatatttgaAAAAACCTTCacttgtgtcaagtttgatcaatCATTTGTTTCTGTCATGATTGATTGGACTAGTActtattaggatcaatcgcacgttagatcaaactttcactatgtcaagtacgattgatcgaactctatcacgatttatcagactaattaatgcactatgatcgatggatggtctatcgattatgttgatccatcacgatcgatcaaatgatcgatcacgatcgattgaatgatctattgattcgatcagatgatctatcgatcatattgatcgatcacgaccgatcgaatgatctatcacgattgatcggataGGATTAAtactatcatgatcgattggatgatctattgatcctatggatcgatcacgatcgatcagatgatctatcgatcctattgatcgatcacgatcgatcggataggATCGATACTAtaacgatcgatcggatgatctaacgatcctattgatcgatcagattatctatcgatcctattgatctatcacggtCGATCGGATATGATCAAtactatcacgatcgatcgaatgatctatcgatcctattgatcgatcacgatcgatcggatgatctatcgatcctatggatcgtaccacgatcgatcacctgattgtaccacgatcgatcacatggatCGTACAACGATCGAtaacatagatcgtaccacgatcgatcacctgatcgtaccatgatcgattaCCTGATCATTCCATGATGGATCACAaggatcgtaccacgattgatcacctGATCGTACCACTATCGATCACATGGATCGTCCCACGATCGATTACCTGTTCGttccacaatcgatcacatggatcgtaccacgatcgatcaaataaatcgtaccacgatcaatcaatcacattgatcgtaccacgatcgatcacataaatcgtaccacgatcgatcacatggatcgtaccacgatcgatcacctAGATCATACCATGATCGATTACCTAATCGTTGGATCACAAGAATCGTACtacaatcgatcacattgatctaTCACAATCGatgggatgatctatcgattctattgatctatcacgatcgatcagatgatttatcgatcctattgatcgatcacgatggatcggatgatctatggatcctattgatctatcacgatcaaaTGTCTAATCGATTCTAGTGATTATGACGTGTCAAACGTAAAACGTTTAAAACATTTATACTAATTACGTATTAATAACTAATTactatgttagtttaacatactacaCTCGTGAGAGAGTTCAATCGACCGGACTTGATACAGTGAACGTCTGATTGATCATAGTGTagtagtttgatcgatcatgatagaataatatgatcaatagaccgttcgatcgatcgtgatagagttcgattgTCTGTACTTGACACAGTGATGGAACGTGCGATTGATCATAATAAgtattagtccgatcgatcatggcTGGATCACAGGATTGATAGAATATctgtcactaattagtgacgtgtcaaatatAAAACATCACtaattatttccattttttttttgttttctttttcctcccgTTACAAAAACgcctccaattggagccgtttttgttaaaacactTCCAATTGGAaccgtttttgttaaaacacctccaaattaaggttttttttttctttggaaaaaaaaaaactaaaaaaattattttttaaaaaaaaatcaaaaaaattaaagaaaaacaaaaaaaaaaattaaaaatgaaaattaaaaataaaaaaagatttttttttattttttatttttaaaaacgaacaaaaaaagaacaattatttttttaaaaaaaaaaaaaacaaacgaaaataaaaaatgtaaattaagaaaaaaaactaatatatattattttttaaaaaactaatattttttatttttcaaaaaaactaattaaaaaaaaaaaagtctcatctttcaaagaaaaaaaaaaaaaaaagccactccCCAAAATTTTGCGGGACACGAAATTATTTCGTATCCCGCGCAGCCACTCCCCAAAATTTTTGCCAAATTTTttgacttttcaaaattttccacTCTTAAGTACTCTTAACAACCGGAAGAGGAAGACTTTTTATTTCAtatcttcctctttttctttacacttttCTTCTTACTTTGTCTCATTTTTGTCCCTCTCCACTCTCCAGTGAAGAACACGCTTGGTCCAACTTGGGTTTGTTTTTTCACCACTTTTCcgtgaaaaataaaacaaaaagagacCCATCTAGCGAAGAAAAAGTTCCGAAAGCTCTTCTTTCACTCTCAATTCAATGGCCTACCATTTCTTCTCCAAAATTTGTGGATTTCATTTTCACGGTTGTGGTTTCGTTTCTGCAATTCTGCCTCAAGCCTCAAAGCCCAAGAGTCTGTAAGTTTATTTTGAAGATTTCCTCTATTAGATTCATTGTTTATATATAAagcttccattttcttttctttttttttttagcttgaaAACTTAGAATCCCATTGATGAGAATCACAAAGAGTGATACTTTATGGCGAGGGCACCATCACTTTTccgagaaaaatgaaatgaattcaTTGTTTTTTCTgaataaatttcaaatagatCTGGGTTCTTCTAATTTCAACGGCTGTGtatttttgggtaagtttgtTTGAAGCTCCTAATTGCTGTTTGGGCTCTTTACAATTTGCAGAAAATGGCAGTTTCCTATTATAAAGGTgaactctctctgtctcttcaatatttcaatttctcttaatttttttcttctttaattgcTGCTTGGGTTCTTTACGATTTGCAAAAATGGCAGTTTCTTATTTTAAAGGTGaactctctctctgtctctctaatatttcaatttctcttaatttttccttctctaatTGTTGTTTCGACACAGTTTCACCGAGAGGAGCAAGGAGAGGCTGGCGGGCTTGCAATGCGGTTGTGGTGTTCAGCATGAGCAGGTGTTGCATGTGCACTGTGGCCAAGCGACTCCTCTTCGGCCCTATCATCATTGAGCTCGACGAGCACTCCGGCGGCCTGGACATACAGGCCGTCCTCTACGAGCTCTGCACCGAAGGCCAGAAGCTCGTCCCGGCTGTCTTCGTCGGCAGCAAGTTCTTGGGCAGCGTCGAAACCCTCATGGCATGCACACATCAATGGCTCtggcatattttattttttatt
Above is a genomic segment from Alnus glutinosa chromosome 12, dhAlnGlut1.1, whole genome shotgun sequence containing:
- the LOC133883145 gene encoding monothiol glutaredoxin-S2-like; its protein translation is MDMVQRLVAEKPVVVFSNSSCSCMSHSIKSLICNFGANPTVYELDGAPNGHQIERALLQQGHRLPAVFIGKEFIGGAREVMSLNLRSELGPLLIKAKAIWL